The following are from one region of the Staphylococcus argenteus genome:
- a CDS encoding CBS domain-containing protein, translating to MTKHEQILDYIESLSIGSKISVRKIAKFLNVSEGTAYRAIKDADKMGMVATIDRVGTVRIEKRNRNEIEHLTFNEIVNIIDGQILGGNKGITKMVSKFAIGAMELKDILKYIGPKTLLIVGNREDVQIEALKRGTAILITGGFKPSSKVINFANEHDLPVLSSSYDTFLVANIINKALYNQKIRKDILIVQDIMTPLDELSVLFDTMKIADYKKMANRTGHTRFPVVNESYKLVGIVTSREMINTKDDDDIDKVMTRNPIYVNALSTVASCAHMMIWEGIELIPVVSSNKKTVGVINRQDVLKSMQLLGRQPQMGETINDQIAKYITMNQEGITVEVSPLLINHYGTVSKAAFVSIIEETIQYEMRKYKKGNVMIENLNIVYIKTVPIESHITVDFGILDVGRNFAKIEVTMHSHNDKVASALVICQMFEEM from the coding sequence ATGACAAAACATGAACAAATTTTAGATTATATTGAATCGTTATCTATAGGTTCTAAAATTTCGGTACGCAAAATTGCCAAATTTTTGAATGTATCTGAAGGAACGGCTTATCGAGCAATTAAAGATGCAGATAAAATGGGAATGGTTGCAACGATAGATCGTGTTGGTACAGTTCGTATAGAAAAGCGAAATCGAAATGAAATTGAACACTTAACATTTAATGAAATTGTAAATATTATTGATGGCCAAATTTTAGGTGGCAATAAAGGTATCACAAAAATGGTATCAAAATTTGCAATTGGCGCAATGGAACTAAAAGATATTTTAAAATATATTGGGCCGAAAACATTATTGATAGTAGGGAATCGTGAAGATGTACAAATTGAAGCTTTAAAAAGAGGCACTGCTATATTAATAACTGGTGGATTTAAACCTTCTAGTAAAGTTATTAATTTTGCAAATGAACATGATTTGCCTGTTTTATCTTCAAGTTATGATACTTTTTTAGTTGCAAATATCATTAATAAAGCACTGTATAATCAAAAAATACGAAAAGATATCTTAATTGTACAAGATATCATGACACCTTTGGATGAATTGTCCGTATTATTTGATACGATGAAAATAGCAGATTATAAGAAGATGGCAAACCGTACAGGACATACAAGATTTCCTGTTGTTAATGAATCATACAAATTAGTTGGTATTGTGACTAGTCGAGAAATGATAAATACCAAAGATGACGATGATATAGATAAAGTGATGACGCGTAATCCGATTTATGTAAATGCATTAAGCACAGTTGCTAGTTGTGCGCATATGATGATTTGGGAAGGTATCGAATTAATTCCTGTAGTTTCAAGTAATAAAAAGACAGTTGGTGTAATCAACAGACAAGATGTGTTAAAGTCTATGCAACTACTAGGAAGACAACCACAAATGGGCGAAACAATTAATGACCAAATTGCTAAGTATATAACAATGAATCAAGAAGGAATTACTGTTGAAGTTTCACCACTTTTAATAAACCATTATGGAACAGTAAGTAAAGCTGCATTTGTAAGTATTATCGAAGAAACAATACAATATGAAATGCGTAAATATAAAAAAGGTAATGTAATGATTGAAAACCTAAATATTGTATATATAAAAACAGTACCAATAGAATCACATATCACCGTAGATTTCGGAATACTAGACGTAGGAAGAAACTTCGCCAAAATAGAAGTAACTATGCATAGCCACAACGACAAAGTAGCTAGCGCCCTAGTTATTTGCCAAATGTTCGAGGAAATGTAG